Proteins encoded in a region of the Leopardus geoffroyi isolate Oge1 chromosome E2, O.geoffroyi_Oge1_pat1.0, whole genome shotgun sequence genome:
- the CES4A gene encoding carboxylesterase 4A isoform X5, with product MSPQPVAGAGWPEHELDSIPEPHPLPDGADSPGCLQESWGQITSMYFNTRKQYKWLRFSEDCLYLNVYAPVRARGDAPLPVMVWFPGGAFLVGSASTYDGTQLASREKVVLVLLQHRLGILGFLSTGDSQARGNWALLDQVAALRWVQENIAAFGGDPRCVTLFGQSSGAMCISGLMMSPLARGLFHRAISQSGTAALRAFITPDPLKVAKTVARLAGCTYNSTRILVDCLRARSGAEVMHVSKKMGFFHLNSQKDPQEVVWFMSPVVDGVVFPDDPAVLLSQGQVAPVPYLLGVNNLEFSWLLPFIMKISLNQFIMRKGIITKLLWRTSTLLNITKEQLPLVMEEYLGDIDDRDWKMLRNRLMDLAGDAIFVYSTLQAAHHHRVSLFLDAGFPVYLYEFEHHTPTGVIIKPCTDGADHGDEIHFIFGNPFSKGHSTVEEKALSLQMMKYWANFARTGNPNAGKLPYWPRYNKEEKYLQLDFITRVGVKLKEEKMAFWMRLYQH from the exons GTGCCTTCAGGAGTCCTGGGGACAGATCACCTCCATGTACTTCAACACGCGGAAACAGTACAAGTGGCTGCGCTTCAGTGAGGACTGTCTGTACCTGAACGTGTACGCTCCAGTGCGCGCGCGTGGGGACGCTCCGTTGCCG GTGATGGTCTGGTTCCCAGGAGGTGCCTTCCTCGTGGGCTCCGCTTCCACGTACGATGGCACGCAGCTGGCCTCTCGCGAGAAAGTGGTGCTCGTGCTTCTGCAGCACAGGCTCGGCATCCTGGGTTTCCTGag CACGGGCGACAGCCAGGCCCGCGGGAACTGGGCGCTGCTGGACCAGGTGGCTGCTTTGCGCTGGGTACAAGAGAACATCGCAGCCTTCGGCGGAGACCCACGCTGCGTGACCCTGTTTGGCCAGTCTTCGGGGGCCATGTGTATTTCGGGACTG atGATGTCACCCCTAGCCCGTGGTCTCTTTCATCGGGCCATTTCCCAGAGCGGCACCGCAGCCCTCAGAGCCTTCATCACTCCTGACCCGCTGAAGGTGGCCAAG ACAGTTGCCCGCCTGGCAGGCTGTACCTACAACAGCACACGGATTCTGGTAGACTGCCTGAGGGCACGATCAGGGGCTGAAGTGATGCATGTATCTAAGAAGATG GGATTCTTCCACCTGAACTCCCAGAAAGACCCTCAGGAG GTTGTGTGGTTCATGAGTCCGGTGGTGGATGGTGTGGTGTTCCCAGATGACCCAGCGGTGCTCCTGAGCCAGGGGCAAGTTGCACCTGTGCCCTATCTTCTGGGTGTCAACAACCTGGAATTCAGTTGGCTCTTACCTTTT ATCATGAAGATCTCACTAAACCAGTTCATAATGAGAAAAGGAATCATCACCAAGCTGCTCTGGAGAACCAGTACCCTGTTG AATATCACCAAAGAGCAGTTACCACTGGTGATGGAGGAGTACCTGGGTGACATTGATGACCGTGACTGGAAAATGTTAAGAAACCGTTTAATGGACCTAGCTGGGGATGCGATCTTTGTGTACTCCACACTACAGGCTGCCCACCACCACAGAG TTTCCCTATTCCTAGATGCTGGCTTCCCTGTCTACCTgtatgagtttgagcaccacactCCCACCGGCGTCAtcatcaagccctgcactgatgGGGCAGACCACGGGGATGAGATCCACTTCATCTTTGGGAATCCCTTCTCCAAAG GCCATTCCACGGTTGAGGAGAAAGCACTGAGCCTCCAGATGATGAAATACTGGGCCAACTTTGCCCGTACAGG AAACCCCAATGCTGGGAAGCTGCCTTACTGGCCACGCTATAACAAGGAGGAGAAGTACCTGCAGTTGGATTTCATCACGAGGGTGGGTGTGAAGCTCAAGGAGGAGAAGATGGCCTTTTGGATGAGACTATACCAGCATTAA